In Candidatus Kerfeldbacteria bacterium, a single genomic region encodes these proteins:
- the recG gene encoding ATP-dependent DNA helicase RecG, with translation MRISINTPIGELPRVGPALTKRLNKLGITTVADLLWYYPFRYEDYSTITPIVDIHTDTKVTIKGQVTLIANKRVFRRRMFITECIITDDTGSIKAVWFNQPFITKLLAQGDLAYFSGTVEMTKFGLQLVGPQYEKIKKEQTHTARIVPMYSLTERLTEKQIRFLIKLVLPLAEQIPDWMPESLRRTHKLIPLHQALREIHFPTNKNTLVQARTRLKINELLLLQLQSRLIRAALQSKTAPVIPFDETLTKTFVGRLPFTLTDDQRRAAWTILQDLQKTTPMNRLLQGDVGSGKTVVAAIAMLNASRAHFQSALMAPTEILALQHYATITTIIAPEEARIALLTRSKKMLRGKLATSATFNRAIEQHEVDILVGTHALIQDKVKFAQLGFIIIDEQHRFGVDQRKQLKQKSDSGTIPHLLSMTATPIPRSLALTVYGDLDVSTITQMPPGRKPIMTKVVPPEKREAANEFIRKEISAGRQAFVICPLIEESDKLGVKAATDEHKRLQQDIFPELQIGLLHGKMNIEEKEHAMNDFSAGKTNILVATAVVEVGIDVPNASVMVIEGADRFGLAQLHQFRGRVGRAAHQSYCLVFTDATNDKAIERLTALTTTQNGFILAEKDLEMRGPGEVYGLRQSGFPELKIATLTDLPLIMLAKSMAEEILTDDPDLSKNELLAKQLRQSSRSVHLE, from the coding sequence ATGCGCATTAGCATCAATACTCCCATTGGAGAATTACCTCGCGTTGGTCCCGCCCTCACCAAACGCCTCAATAAGCTCGGTATCACAACTGTAGCCGATTTATTATGGTACTATCCATTTCGCTACGAGGACTACAGCACCATCACACCCATCGTAGATATTCATACCGACACAAAAGTAACGATTAAGGGGCAGGTGACGTTGATTGCCAATAAGCGAGTATTCCGTCGGCGCATGTTCATCACCGAATGCATCATCACCGACGACACCGGCAGTATCAAAGCAGTTTGGTTTAACCAACCATTTATCACCAAGCTGCTGGCCCAAGGTGACCTCGCCTATTTTTCTGGAACCGTTGAAATGACTAAATTTGGATTGCAACTAGTCGGTCCACAGTACGAAAAGATTAAAAAGGAACAAACCCATACCGCCCGGATTGTACCGATGTACTCATTAACCGAACGCCTGACCGAGAAACAAATCAGGTTTTTGATTAAACTCGTCCTGCCATTGGCCGAACAGATCCCGGACTGGATGCCGGAATCTTTGCGCCGTACCCATAAACTCATCCCCCTGCACCAGGCGCTGCGCGAAATTCATTTCCCAACTAATAAAAATACGCTGGTGCAAGCGCGGACGCGACTCAAGATAAATGAGCTCCTCCTACTCCAGCTCCAATCGCGGCTGATCCGCGCCGCTCTCCAGAGCAAAACCGCGCCCGTGATACCATTTGACGAGACCCTAACTAAAACGTTTGTTGGCCGACTCCCCTTTACCCTCACCGACGACCAGCGCCGTGCCGCTTGGACTATTCTCCAGGATTTACAGAAAACCACGCCAATGAATCGACTGCTCCAAGGCGATGTCGGTTCGGGAAAAACGGTGGTCGCGGCCATCGCTATGCTCAATGCCAGCCGAGCTCACTTCCAATCAGCCCTGATGGCACCCACGGAAATCCTCGCGCTCCAACATTACGCGACCATCACCACGATTATTGCACCAGAAGAAGCGCGGATTGCCCTGCTGACCCGCTCAAAAAAAATGCTGCGAGGAAAACTTGCCACCAGCGCCACATTCAATCGCGCCATAGAGCAGCATGAAGTAGACATCTTGGTCGGAACGCATGCCCTGATCCAGGATAAGGTGAAATTCGCCCAACTGGGCTTCATAATTATTGATGAACAGCATCGGTTTGGTGTGGACCAGCGTAAACAGCTCAAACAAAAATCAGACTCAGGAACCATACCGCACCTACTGTCCATGACCGCGACGCCAATTCCTCGATCACTAGCTCTGACGGTCTATGGCGATCTGGATGTCAGCACTATTACCCAGATGCCACCCGGTCGCAAACCAATTATGACAAAAGTTGTGCCACCTGAAAAAAGAGAAGCGGCCAATGAATTTATTCGAAAAGAAATCAGCGCTGGACGACAAGCATTTGTCATTTGCCCGCTCATCGAAGAATCGGATAAGCTCGGGGTGAAAGCGGCAACGGACGAACACAAACGACTGCAACAAGACATCTTTCCTGAATTGCAGATTGGCCTGCTCCATGGAAAAATGAACATTGAGGAAAAAGAACATGCTATGAACGACTTCAGTGCTGGCAAAACCAATATTCTGGTAGCAACTGCGGTAGTGGAGGTGGGTATCGACGTGCCCAATGCTTCGGTCATGGTGATTGAGGGCGCTGATCGATTTGGCCTCGCCCAGTTGCACCAGTTCCGCGGACGAGTAGGACGGGCCGCTCATCAATCCTACTGTCTCGTCTTTACCGACGCCACTAACGATAAAGCGATCGAGCGGCTGACTGCACTGACCACGACCCAAAATGGATTTATTCTTGCGGAAAAAGACCTCGAAATGCGAGGACCCGGTGAAGTATACGGTTTACGGCAGTCGGGTTTCCCTGAACTTAAAATTGCCACCCTGACCGACCTACCACTCATCATGCTCGCAAAATCAATGGCCGAGGAAATCCTGACTGATGACCCAGATTTGTCAAAAAATGAGCTGCTCGCGAAGCAGCTCAGACAATCCAGCCGATCAGTCCATCTCGAATAA
- the radA gene encoding DNA repair protein RadA, with protein sequence MPKIKTIYSCSNCDAQFPKWVGRCTECGQWGTVQQQVQTVRRSIARPGSSAPAGTVQSLTEISDVHAVRLSTALPEFDRVLGGGIVLGGVILLGGDPGIGKSTLILQIGGRIADQNKTVLYISGEESGSQVKGRFERLGLRAAGLKFLGETDLDIIESTVRQHTPGLVILDSIQTVATPDVSSEPGSVSQLRAATGRLVALAKELNIPIIVIGHVTKEGSVAGPRSLEHLVDVVLYLEGDRHHAFRVLRAVKNRFGSTNEIGVFDMHPDGLHEVTNPSALFLAERSKSQPGSVVTAVVEGSRAFLVEIQALVTRTNFGYPQRRAVGFSLNRLQVLIAVLMKKAGLFLGNQDVHVSVAGGFRVNEPAVDLAVCIAIASALKNKAIAPETIVLGEVGLGGEIRSVATLDKRLAEAAKLGFRDVVMPATRDASATAGLQVIPESSVSDAIRNIVL encoded by the coding sequence ATTCCTAAAATAAAAACAATTTATTCCTGCTCAAATTGCGATGCGCAATTCCCCAAGTGGGTGGGGCGTTGTACTGAGTGCGGCCAATGGGGAACAGTACAACAGCAAGTGCAGACTGTGCGTCGATCGATTGCCCGGCCTGGATCGAGCGCTCCGGCAGGCACTGTCCAATCGCTGACCGAAATCAGCGATGTGCATGCGGTTCGGCTCTCAACGGCATTGCCAGAATTTGATCGGGTTTTAGGCGGTGGCATTGTTTTAGGCGGCGTTATTTTACTCGGTGGCGATCCCGGGATTGGCAAATCGACCTTGATACTCCAGATCGGCGGTCGTATCGCCGACCAGAATAAAACAGTACTGTATATTTCCGGCGAAGAATCCGGCAGTCAGGTCAAGGGGAGATTTGAGCGCTTGGGCCTGCGCGCGGCAGGCTTAAAATTTTTAGGCGAAACAGATTTAGATATTATTGAAAGTACGGTGCGTCAGCATACGCCGGGGCTGGTCATTCTGGATTCTATTCAGACCGTGGCCACGCCGGACGTTTCCAGTGAGCCGGGAAGTGTTAGCCAATTGCGCGCCGCGACTGGACGGTTGGTTGCCCTGGCTAAAGAATTGAATATCCCTATCATTGTGATTGGCCATGTGACGAAAGAAGGTTCGGTAGCTGGCCCTCGTTCTCTGGAGCATTTGGTTGATGTCGTGCTGTACCTTGAGGGTGATCGCCACCATGCCTTTCGGGTATTGCGCGCAGTGAAAAACCGCTTTGGTTCAACCAATGAGATTGGAGTTTTTGACATGCATCCTGATGGGTTACATGAAGTGACGAATCCCTCTGCATTATTCCTCGCCGAACGATCAAAGAGCCAACCGGGGTCAGTCGTGACCGCCGTTGTTGAGGGCTCGCGTGCGTTTTTGGTTGAAATACAGGCGTTGGTTACACGCACCAATTTTGGCTACCCTCAGCGTCGCGCAGTTGGTTTTAGTCTGAATCGTTTGCAGGTATTGATAGCAGTTTTAATGAAGAAAGCAGGCCTCTTTCTGGGAAATCAAGATGTCCATGTCAGCGTGGCCGGCGGTTTCCGGGTCAATGAACCAGCGGTTGATCTGGCCGTGTGCATTGCCATAGCTTCAGCATTAAAAAATAAAGCCATTGCTCCAGAGACGATTGTCTTGGGAGAGGTTGGCTTGGGTGGAGAAATACGATCAGTCGCTACGTTGGACAAGCGCTTAGCCGAGGCAGCCAAGCTGGGGTTCCGCGACGTGGTCATGCCCGCCACGCGTGATGCGAGCGCTACGGCGGGATTACAAGTCATCCCTGAGTCATCGGTCAGCGATGCGATTCGGAATATTGTGCTGTAG
- a CDS encoding lytic transglycosylase domain-containing protein: protein MRRYLFTLIIIGAGLFVVAPSVVSAQGLPETERCCVKGPGECYSHTNPETAQCEAFGYVMQSQPCDQISTCRQRPTATVRCCVCPPHEGIEGQCFVVKPDEPQGCAATVCNASGEVCTEIDQCIQWRGETQTTPEDNPRRLVSFIPQVSIPFSSIFNEGRTVVITGATLGEYIIALYVFLVSVAGILSTVFVMYGGFRYIISFGNQSQIQSAKETISSALIGLLIAVASYTILLTINPNLVKFDGIKIERQFPIREFEIKETPEKTSSGFAVTANTSTFDNCLTAEAANIGIDRDWLKALMLVESSGNPKAKSSVGACGLIQLMPSTAAKYSGGITCEQLLNPATNINIAAQLYRDLLNGTCPKSATYKSGKKASCFPEQTQCKNGDHKYANAAYNGGVGANCSSVTCPGQTWWECVENPGYAETRNYVGKVQAAYEKIIQSKNNPGQFPDYVWQDATTPTCAVLRTMTF from the coding sequence ATGCGACGATATCTTTTCACGCTGATAATCATCGGAGCGGGGTTATTTGTTGTGGCTCCGAGTGTAGTCAGCGCTCAAGGGTTGCCTGAAACTGAACGATGCTGTGTCAAAGGTCCAGGTGAATGCTATTCACATACCAATCCAGAGACTGCTCAATGTGAGGCATTTGGTTATGTCATGCAATCTCAGCCCTGTGATCAGATTAGTACTTGTCGGCAAAGGCCGACCGCGACCGTGCGCTGCTGTGTCTGTCCACCGCATGAGGGAATCGAAGGGCAATGTTTTGTCGTCAAACCAGATGAGCCGCAGGGTTGCGCTGCCACGGTGTGCAACGCAAGCGGAGAGGTCTGCACTGAAATTGACCAATGTATTCAGTGGAGAGGCGAAACTCAAACGACACCTGAGGATAATCCTCGTCGACTCGTTTCGTTTATTCCGCAAGTCTCTATTCCATTTTCCAGCATTTTTAACGAGGGGAGGACTGTCGTTATCACGGGTGCGACACTCGGGGAATATATTATTGCACTCTATGTATTTCTGGTGAGCGTGGCTGGTATTCTTTCCACCGTTTTTGTGATGTACGGCGGGTTCCGCTATATTATCTCTTTTGGCAATCAATCGCAGATTCAGAGCGCCAAAGAGACTATTTCCAGTGCGCTGATTGGGCTGCTGATTGCGGTTGCCTCGTATACCATACTTTTGACGATCAATCCAAATTTAGTCAAGTTTGATGGGATTAAAATTGAACGACAATTTCCGATTCGAGAATTTGAAATCAAAGAAACGCCGGAAAAAACTTCAAGTGGGTTTGCCGTAACCGCAAATACCAGTACCTTTGATAATTGTTTGACTGCCGAAGCGGCAAATATCGGCATTGATCGTGATTGGCTCAAGGCGCTGATGCTGGTCGAGTCATCGGGTAACCCAAAGGCAAAATCGTCCGTTGGCGCCTGTGGACTCATTCAATTGATGCCATCTACCGCAGCGAAATATTCAGGCGGGATAACCTGTGAGCAGCTACTCAATCCAGCGACTAATATAAACATTGCCGCACAGTTGTATCGGGATTTGTTGAATGGCACGTGCCCCAAGTCAGCCACCTATAAAAGTGGGAAAAAAGCTTCGTGCTTTCCAGAGCAAACACAGTGTAAAAATGGTGATCATAAATACGCGAACGCGGCCTATAATGGCGGAGTTGGCGCAAATTGTTCGAGTGTGACGTGTCCGGGTCAAACCTGGTGGGAGTGCGTGGAGAATCCTGGCTACGCGGAAACCAGGAATTACGTGGGCAAAGTCCAGGCTGCCTACGAAAAGATTATTCAGTCAAAGAATAATCCTGGCCAATTTCCTGATTATGTCTGGCAAGATGCGACTACGCCAACCTGCGCCGTGCTGCGTACTATGACTTTTTGA
- a CDS encoding PD40 domain-containing protein, which produces MNRRLLFITLFILIVIVFGALIYFVFLRDIFTSGNGNDNANQNTNQVTNGGVLPNSNGAVNIPPTNVTNTNRFTNTAPAANTNTGPSPVAQGGETIADIVARANALGVNTTPDGNGIRFYDKDTGQFFMLDALGKQVALSDQIFPQADTIEWSPVENKALITFPDDTKIIYDFDLHNQLTIPRTWNDVEFSPNGQKLGFKNESDIEDERWLAISNSDGSQVEAIEPLGDQSQNVDINWSPSSQVVATFREAQNGTSQEIFLIGTQGENFKSITTTGRGFEGTWSPDGKQLLYSTYNASSRYNPELFLVDASGDTTGGNTIELGLQTWSSKCSFTHSESFVYCAVPKFLPEGTGIVPSAATNTNDLIYKIDTNSGLRTLVALPTLSTGNKEYTVVNLVVSNDDNRLYFTDANTGNVYTIQLP; this is translated from the coding sequence ATGAATCGACGACTATTATTCATTACGCTCTTTATCTTGATTGTCATCGTGTTTGGCGCGCTGATATATTTTGTTTTTTTGCGCGACATTTTTACCTCGGGAAATGGAAATGATAATGCAAACCAGAATACGAATCAAGTAACGAATGGTGGCGTATTGCCAAACTCTAATGGCGCAGTAAATATTCCTCCTACCAACGTCACAAATACAAATCGCTTCACGAATACCGCACCAGCGGCCAATACGAATACCGGGCCAAGCCCGGTAGCTCAGGGAGGTGAAACTATTGCTGATATTGTGGCGCGAGCCAATGCCCTTGGCGTGAATACGACCCCGGACGGCAACGGGATTCGTTTTTACGATAAAGATACCGGGCAGTTTTTTATGCTTGATGCACTAGGTAAGCAAGTTGCACTCTCCGATCAAATATTCCCCCAGGCCGATACGATTGAGTGGTCACCAGTTGAAAATAAAGCGTTGATTACGTTTCCCGATGACACGAAAATCATCTACGATTTTGATTTGCATAATCAGCTGACGATTCCGCGCACCTGGAATGACGTTGAATTTTCTCCCAATGGCCAGAAATTAGGCTTTAAAAATGAGTCAGACATCGAGGATGAGCGCTGGCTAGCGATTTCCAATTCCGACGGTTCTCAGGTCGAGGCGATTGAACCGCTCGGCGACCAGAGCCAAAACGTTGATATTAATTGGTCTCCCTCGAGCCAAGTGGTAGCTACTTTCCGTGAGGCGCAAAATGGAACTAGTCAGGAAATATTTTTGATTGGCACCCAGGGAGAAAATTTCAAATCAATCACCACCACCGGGCGTGGCTTCGAAGGCACTTGGTCACCCGACGGCAAACAATTACTGTACAGTACCTATAATGCCAGCTCTCGCTATAACCCTGAGTTATTTCTGGTTGATGCGAGTGGGGATACTACGGGAGGCAATACCATTGAATTAGGATTACAAACATGGTCGTCAAAATGTTCATTCACGCATAGCGAGTCATTTGTTTATTGTGCGGTACCAAAATTTTTGCCTGAAGGTACTGGGATAGTCCCATCAGCTGCTACTAATACCAATGACTTAATTTATAAAATAGATACTAACTCAGGCTTGCGCACCCTGGTTGCTTTGCCCACGCTCTCGACTGGCAACAAGGAGTATACCGTTGTGAATTTAGTGGTTTCCAATGATGACAATCGGTTATACTTTACCGACGCCAATACCGGAAACGTGTACACTATCCAATTGCCATAG
- a CDS encoding ATP-binding protein, which yields MVELYRATQSIPTERPPELTPQEKEQLAREQLEEKKTLLESEKAYRRGVVTVRDLIAPASMRIESRYLELGSQFVRTIFVVAYPRYIRVGWFAPVINLNVPLDIAMFFYPVNSEIILKQLRNKVGALEAQILADAEKGAPRDPIRETALRDIEKLRDDLTQGIERFFQYALYITMYAQQKDELDKITEKVESLFGSRLVYTKRVLYQAEQGFMSTLPLATDELNITFNMASSPVASSFPFISSELTSDNGILYGINRHNNSLILFDRFSLQNANSVVFATSGAGKSYAVKLEILRSMMLGTDVIVIDPEMEYKYLSDAVGGTYINISLSSESKINPFDLPRPTRKDEKTSDIIRSAVITLKGLLRLMLGQFSHEEDSIIDRALIETYAKKDITAETDLTRVEPPLFQDFQEVLEGMVGADQLVTRLKKYTEGTFAGLLNNPTNVEMNNQLVVFSVRDLEDELKPVGIQLIVSYIWNTVRSQLKKRLMVIDEAWWLMQQEDSAKFIFALVKRCRKYYLGVTTITQDVNDFLRSPYGQAIVNNSAIQLLMKQSPAAIDLIAKTFLLTEGEKYLLLECGVGEGIFFAGSKHAAIKVVASYTEDQIITSDPRQLLEIEQAKREFVASQREGAEASA from the coding sequence ATGGTTGAACTCTATCGTGCTACGCAATCCATCCCAACTGAACGACCACCCGAATTAACTCCTCAGGAAAAGGAGCAGCTGGCGCGCGAACAACTTGAGGAAAAAAAGACACTCCTCGAATCAGAAAAAGCGTATCGGCGCGGCGTGGTGACGGTGCGCGATTTGATTGCGCCGGCATCAATGAGGATTGAATCGCGTTATCTGGAATTGGGCTCCCAGTTTGTCCGGACCATATTTGTTGTGGCATATCCACGCTATATCCGTGTCGGATGGTTTGCGCCGGTGATCAATCTGAACGTTCCACTGGACATTGCCATGTTTTTCTATCCGGTTAATTCGGAAATTATTTTGAAGCAATTGCGCAATAAAGTGGGCGCCCTGGAAGCTCAAATATTAGCCGATGCGGAAAAAGGTGCCCCCCGCGATCCGATCCGTGAAACGGCGCTTCGTGATATTGAAAAGCTACGCGATGACCTGACGCAGGGCATTGAACGGTTTTTCCAGTACGCGCTGTATATTACCATGTACGCACAACAAAAAGATGAGCTGGATAAGATAACGGAAAAAGTTGAATCGCTGTTTGGCTCGCGACTGGTGTATACCAAGCGGGTGCTCTATCAAGCGGAGCAGGGCTTCATGTCCACCTTGCCGCTTGCGACCGATGAATTGAATATCACCTTCAATATGGCCAGTTCGCCGGTTGCCTCATCGTTCCCTTTTATTTCGTCCGAGTTGACCAGCGACAACGGTATCCTGTACGGAATTAATCGTCATAACAATAGCCTTATATTATTTGACCGATTTTCTCTGCAAAATGCGAACTCGGTGGTTTTCGCCACCTCCGGTGCTGGTAAAAGCTACGCCGTTAAGCTGGAAATATTGCGCAGCATGATGCTGGGCACTGACGTCATCGTGATTGATCCAGAAATGGAGTACAAATACTTATCCGATGCCGTGGGCGGTACCTATATTAACATTTCATTGAGTTCAGAGAGTAAGATTAATCCGTTTGATTTGCCGCGGCCGACGCGCAAGGATGAAAAAACGTCGGATATTATTCGGTCGGCGGTCATCACTCTGAAGGGTCTGCTTCGGCTGATGCTGGGTCAATTTTCCCACGAGGAAGACTCCATCATTGATCGAGCTTTGATTGAGACCTATGCCAAGAAAGATATTACGGCAGAAACAGATTTGACTCGCGTCGAACCGCCGCTCTTCCAGGATTTCCAAGAAGTGCTCGAGGGCATGGTCGGTGCTGACCAATTGGTGACCCGCCTCAAGAAATATACGGAAGGAACGTTTGCTGGTTTACTCAATAACCCGACCAACGTGGAAATGAATAACCAGTTAGTGGTGTTCTCAGTGCGTGATCTTGAGGATGAATTGAAGCCCGTCGGTATCCAGTTGATCGTTTCCTATATCTGGAATACGGTACGTTCCCAATTGAAGAAACGCCTGATGGTCATTGATGAAGCGTGGTGGTTGATGCAGCAGGAAGATTCCGCGAAATTTATTTTTGCTCTGGTGAAGCGATGTCGTAAATATTACCTGGGTGTCACGACTATTACCCAGGACGTGAATGACTTTTTGCGATCGCCGTATGGACAGGCAATCGTGAATAACTCCGCGATTCAGTTGCTGATGAAACAGTCACCAGCGGCGATTGATCTGATTGCCAAGACATTCCTGCTGACCGAAGGAGAGAAATATCTCCTGCTTGAGTGCGGGGTGGGTGAAGGCATTTTCTTTGCCGGCTCGAAGCACGCCGCTATAAAAGTGGTTGCTTCATACACGGAGGATCAGATCATTACCTCTGATCCGCGCCAGTTGCTGGAAATAGAGCAGGCCAAACGCGAGTTTGTCGCTTCGCAGCGCGAAGGAGCCGAGGCATCGGCCTAA
- a CDS encoding PrgI family protein encodes MQQFIVPQFLDVENKIIGPLTVRQFITFLIGAGMIFIVFKLANFWAAAIEGVLIFALTGVFAFAKINGRPFHHFLLNMMQTLRRPTLTIWHKQYDNSSVKEEKEKPAPPPPSKKQRLTESRLTELSLVVDTGGAYQEGLEPNN; translated from the coding sequence ATGCAGCAATTTATTGTTCCTCAATTCCTCGATGTTGAGAATAAAATTATTGGCCCCTTAACGGTGCGCCAGTTCATCACTTTTTTAATCGGTGCCGGCATGATTTTTATTGTTTTTAAACTCGCCAACTTTTGGGCGGCCGCCATTGAAGGCGTACTCATTTTTGCTCTGACTGGTGTATTTGCTTTTGCGAAAATTAATGGGCGACCGTTTCACCATTTTTTATTAAACATGATGCAAACATTGCGTCGGCCGACCCTGACCATCTGGCATAAGCAGTATGATAATAGCAGTGTTAAAGAGGAGAAGGAAAAGCCCGCACCGCCCCCTCCCTCCAAGAAGCAACGCTTAACTGAATCGCGATTGACCGAGTTATCGCTCGTGGTCGATACAGGCGGGGCGTATCAGGAAGGACTTGAGCCAAATAATTAA
- a CDS encoding PEP/pyruvate-binding domain-containing protein — protein sequence MKSSKAFVSPFSKLDKKSVNLAGGKGANLGEMTAHHIPVPQGFVVLRTAFDQFMRDTGIDSLASRMLRTVDPKVLASINRASRELRRKIQNASFPPELAREVFAAFTKLHNTTVAVRSSATAEDSSTASWAGELESYLFIRKPQLLKTIQTCWSSLFTPRAIFYRFEKKLHTIPVSVAVVVQEMIDSEVAGITFTAHPVTKNRQHMVIEAGWGQGEAVVSGRITPDTYVVDRKSDAILDIAVSRQERMIQRKGTQGTREVMVPLAKREKQKLKSAQIMKIARLCATIEKHYGTPQDIEWAWSHNKFYITQTRPITTL from the coding sequence ATGAAGTCATCGAAAGCCTTTGTATCCCCCTTCAGCAAGCTCGATAAGAAGAGCGTCAATCTCGCGGGCGGCAAAGGGGCAAATCTTGGCGAGATGACCGCACATCACATCCCGGTACCTCAGGGTTTTGTGGTATTGCGTACCGCATTTGATCAATTTATGCGTGATACGGGGATTGATAGTCTCGCCAGCCGCATGTTACGCACGGTCGATCCGAAAGTTTTAGCCAGTATCAACCGAGCCTCCCGTGAACTACGAAGGAAAATTCAAAACGCATCATTCCCCCCTGAGTTAGCGCGAGAGGTGTTCGCCGCATTTACAAAATTACATAATACTACGGTCGCCGTCCGCTCATCTGCGACAGCCGAGGATTCTTCGACGGCATCATGGGCAGGGGAATTAGAGTCGTATTTATTCATACGAAAACCACAATTACTGAAAACGATACAAACCTGCTGGTCCTCTCTTTTTACGCCACGAGCAATTTTTTATCGTTTTGAGAAGAAATTACATACCATTCCCGTATCAGTCGCCGTGGTGGTGCAGGAAATGATTGATTCTGAAGTGGCGGGTATAACCTTTACGGCGCATCCCGTGACAAAGAATCGCCAGCATATGGTTATCGAGGCTGGCTGGGGGCAGGGAGAGGCGGTTGTTTCCGGACGCATTACGCCCGATACCTACGTCGTCGATCGGAAATCGGATGCTATTCTCGATATTGCTGTCTCACGGCAAGAACGGATGATACAGCGCAAGGGAACGCAGGGAACCCGTGAAGTAATGGTTCCGCTAGCAAAACGCGAGAAACAGAAATTGAAGAGTGCTCAGATTATGAAAATAGCACGATTGTGTGCAACAATCGAGAAGCACTATGGTACGCCACAGGATATCGAATGGGCGTGGTCACACAATAAATTCTATATTACGCAAACTCGTCCAATCACGACGTTATAA